Part of the bacterium genome, GACCGCACCTTGCCAGCCGACTTTGACCTGGCCATTCTGAACGGTAAGGGACCTGACCAGCGGCGGTTGGGTAGGCAAATGGGCAGCCAGGCGCGCGAGAAACGCGGCTTCGTACTGGATATTCATGGTCCCATCGAGCCGCGCCGTTGGCGCGCCGGGATCGATGACGCAAATCACAGGCAGATAGACGGTTACTATGTTGGTCGGGATGTACACGTTCCATTCTGTTGAGTCGTCAATCGGGCAGAACCAACAGATAAAGTTATCGTCGATGATCTGTCGCACGGAAGCGACCTCGCAGACGGTGTACCGCATGTATTCGCAATTCGGACAGGTCGTGCGACCGGCCAGCAGCAGGATCAGTTTGCCTGAGTTCAGTGCAAGTTGTACCGCGGTCGCGCGCGAAGTGCACCAATTGATCGGGGCACTGGACTCGGCACCAGGATTCGCGGCGACGGACTCGACACAATTCGACGCGCAACCATCGATCTGAGCGACGCTGATTGCACAATTTGTGGATGCACAATCGCTTTCCCCACCGATATTGATTACGGAGCAGGTGGCATCGCCGCACAGGTCGATGCAGGGGGAATTCGAGGTCAGACACGACACACAAGGGCCGGAATCCAGGTTAACCGTGCAATTTGGAGCCACACAGTTGGATGTG contains:
- a CDS encoding thioredoxin family protein, which codes for TSNCVAPNCTVNLDSGPCVSCLTSNSPCIDLCGDATCSVINIGGESDCASTNCAISVAQIDGCASNCVESVAANPGAESSAPINWCTSRATAVQLALNSGKLILLLAGRTTCPNCEYMRYTVCEVASVRQIIDDNFICWFCPIDDSTEWNVYIPTNIVTVYLPVICVIDPGAPTARLDGTMNIQYEAAFLARLAAHLPTQPPLVRSLTVQNGQVKVGWQGAVGYTNRVLRTTALTGNWTMVGAATPGNGTTITNTSPLSGGSAFFRVMGFK